The stretch of DNA TCATAAAAAATAGCTACGTCTGCGAATATCGCAACAACCTCATATTCGAAATTGAAGGTTTAGAAGACGTCGTGGCGGGAACGCCCATCGCCTTTAAAGACAAGTTGAAAATTACCGAAGAGCGATTATCAGGACAACTTGATAATGTGCTAACGGCAGCCGCACTTGTGCACTTATTCAGTCAAGGGTTTCAAGGTACGGCATTTTTTACTGCGCAAGAAGAAGCAGGCAAAAGCTGGCGTTATCTTTTAGAATGGTTTCGCCGTTTTGGTGGCAATACCAATAAGTTATTTGTTGTGGATACAAGTCCATTTCCAAATGTAGAAACGGCTAATTTACAATTGCTGGTGCTTAGAGAAAAAGACGCGAATGCACACTTCAATTCATCATCCACTGCGATGATTGCAAAGCTATGCGAAGACAATAACATAAGTTACATATACAAAGATAAATATGTCGAAGACGATAATGCATTGAGAGTGAGCCGAGGTGAGCCTCCGCATTCTTTAGGAAGCACTGAGCTTGGGCGAATTATCGCGGCCTCAAATGGGTTGGTTGACGGCACAACAATACAAATACCAACGATTGGGTACCACACGATGCAGGAATCAGCGTCGGTGAAGTCGGTGCAGGCATTCTTGGATTTGTTACAGGTGCTTGCAAAAAAGACAACCGAGTAAATTGACTATCGAGATGCTTTAAAAAATTTTATTTTTCGCTAAGGTTTGGTTTAGAAAGTCCATCAGCTTTGGAATGTCCTTATCAATAACAATAGGCATGGTAAGTTCGCCATCCTTTCTAAATCGACCTGAATGCACGTAAATACTATTTTCATGTAAACCAACAGCTAAACAGCCCGCTCGCTGTAGTTGCACATAAGCTTGGTACATTAACTCTATGGCATCGTACGTAATGCCAGCACTCGGTTCTGGCCGTTGCAGCATA from Psychrosphaera aestuarii encodes:
- a CDS encoding peptidase M42 — its product is MLDNDFIDLLKTIIRQPSVVGAEHSFFRVLQRELEERGAKVTWYEGLLVAQGSDPFSAMFSAHIDRHGLICTGPNEFQYAAFISANKTDLLNNSVSEELMTKVTERFKSETVYAYEPWSGVYRGNGVIKNSYVCEYRNNLIFEIEGLEDVVAGTPIAFKDKLKITEERLSGQLDNVLTAAALVHLFSQGFQGTAFFTAQEEAGKSWRYLLEWFRRFGGNTNKLFVVDTSPFPNVETANLQLLVLREKDANAHFNSSSTAMIAKLCEDNNISYIYKDKYVEDDNALRVSRGEPPHSLGSTELGRIIAASNGLVDGTTIQIPTIGYHTMQESASVKSVQAFLDLLQVLAKKTTE